In Calditrichota bacterium, the genomic window ACCCCGAATTGTACATTAAACTTCCGCCCTATCTTCGAATCACAGCAGAGCAGTTTGAACAGGTATTGAGCCAGATGGTTCGGGAGGGACTGCTGGCCCGTAAGCAGGTATCGCCGCAAAACCTTTTCACCATTCTCACCCCTTTTGGAGCAACCCAGATTGAGGAAAGCTCTCTTAATCGAAAAAACAGGGTTTTTCAATACCGTCCGTTGGTCAATCGAAAAGAAATACTCTCATTGGTGATTCAAAAGGTAGGACGGCAAAAAAGGTTGGATCGAACATTGAAAAAACTCCTTCGGGGGGAATGAGCACTCCGGAGAAACAGCCCGCCTGAAATGCATTTTCACAAATTAAACCGTTACAACCAGCCGTTTTTGATATACCATTCTGCCGTTAACCGAATGCCCTCCGGGGTTGTAAAATCCGGCCGATAGCCCAACTCCGTTTTCGCGCGTGTGATATCTACCGTCCAGTAGTGCTGTTTGATTTCCATTATTTTTTCCCGATTGAGAAGCATGGGGCGGTTGAGGATTTTCCCGATTAAACCGGACATTTCGGCAGGAATGATCAGCAAATTCTCCGGGATGCGAATGCGAATGGGATGTTTCCCAAGGGCATCGGCGATCCAATCCATAAGTGTATCCCAGAGAAAAATGCCCTCATCCGCGATGAAATAGGTTTTTCCGATGGCAAGCGGGCTGGCAAAAGCCAGTTCGATTCCCTTAACCAGATTTTTCACAAACACCAAACTCACATATTTATGTTTTCCCACAAGGGGGACAATTCCCGATCGGCACATTTTGAAGGCCGCGTAAACATCCCGATCCCGGGGGCCGTAAACAGCCGGCGGCCGGATAATGGTGAAAGGGAAGTCTTTTTGTGCCTTTAGAAAGCGTTCCGCCGCCAATTTGCTTCGTCCGTAGGCGGAAATCGGGTGGGGCGGAGCCTCTTCGGTAAGGGGAATTCCGTCAGAACTGGGCCCCACAGCCGCCTGACTACTGGCGAAGAGAAAGCGCTGAAGCGAAGGATTGTACGTTCGAATGGCTTCAACCAGGGTAACGGTTGTTCGGTAATTCCCGTCCATGTAGTCTGCTTCGTTTCGTGCTTTTGTCAGTCCGGCCAGGTGAATAATCCCGTCGAGCCCTGTTACAAAATCTTTCAAGCTGTCCGGATTTCTAAGATCACCCGTTTTAAATGAAAGGCCCGTTTCGGGCAGCCACTGCAGGTTGCTGGTTTTTCGGATCAGGCAGACGGGTTCGTGCCCCTTGTCAAGCAGGGCTTCAACCAAATGGCTGCCAATAAAACCCGTTGCGCCGGTTACGCCAATTTTCATCAATGAGTCCTTTCCTTCGGAGGTATCTTCAAATGAATAGTAACCAAAAATGCTGTAAAATGCAAGACGTTTTCATTTATGAAAATTTGTAAGCGTTTTTTACATAAATTTTTGCTTGACTATGACTAAATAATTTTGTAAACTATTTCCAATTTCCTTCATTACAATCCTTCATTTTGATCAGGAGAACATTTCATGTCGCAATTTTTGGATCAGCTACTTATCTGGGTTCAGGCAAGCGCCGATTTTATGTGGGGCCAGTGGATGATTGCCCTTCTGGTGGGAACAGGTATTTTGTTAACGATTGTAACAAAAGGTGTACAGGTTCGTAAATTTTTTCTCTCGATGAGTTTTGTTTTTAAGGGGGCTCTTGGGAAAGATAAGACGGAGATGGAGGAGGGGGATATTTCGCCGTTTGCCGCCCTTATGACGGCTCTTGCGGCAACCGTAGGAAACGGAAACATCGCGGGGGTGGCCACGGCCATTGCCACAGGGGGCCCCGGGGCCCCGTTCTGGATGTGGGTGTCCGCTTTTTTCGGAATGGCAACCAAGTACGCAGAAGGCTTTTTGGGGGTGAAATATCGAAAGGTGGCCGAGGACGGTACCATGGCCGGCGGGCCGATGTATTACGCCCGGTATGGAATCAAGAACCAGACATTTGCGAAAATACTGGGGATGGTATTTGCCGTGTGCGGCGGGGCAACGGCTCTTCTGGGAACGGGAAACATGATGCAGTCCAATTCAATGGCTCTGGCCTTTAAAACGCAATTTGGTGTTCCCACGCTTGTAAGTGCTGTTATTCTGACTATTCTAACCGGTTTGGTCATTATCGGCGGCATCAAACGGATTGGTGCCGTTACGGAAAAGCTGGTTCCATTGATGATTCTGTTCTATTTTCTGGGGGTCCTTGTAATTCTCATTGTAAAGGTGAATCTGCTTTGGGATGCAGCCGTTCTTATCTTCAAATCCGCATTCTCTCTTCAGGCAGCCGGAGGAGCTCTAATTGGGACTTCTATCCAAAAGGCGATCAGCCTGGGCGTGCGGCGGGGCGTGCTTTCCAACGAAGCCGGACTCGGTTCGGCAGCCATTGCCCAGAGTGCCGCCAAATCCCCCGATCCGGCTTACAACGGTCTTCTGGCGATGACCGGAACCTTTATCGATTCCATTTTTGTGAATACCCTGACCACTTTTACAATCGTTGTTACCGGCGTCTGGAAACTGACCCCTGCCGCCGGAATGGCCCTCGGGGCCGGTGGAATGACCAGCACCCAGCTGACGGTAACAGCCTTTAATTCCGTGATTCCATACGGGGGCGTGATTATCGCGCTGGCCTCGTTTCTTTTCGGCTACAGCACGCTGATTGCCTGGGCCTACTACGGAGAACAATGTCTTGAATACATCTGGGGAATTCGCGCCATTATGCCCTATCGACTTGTGTTTATTGCCCTTCTTTTTATCGGTGCTATTATTACAGGAAAGCACATTAACATTGTCTGGTACATCGGCGATACCTTTAACGCCATTATGGCACTTCCCAATTTGATTGCACTCATTGCTTTGAGCGGGGTGGTTGCAAAAATCACCAATGAATATTATGTCAAATCCAAATTTGACCGCTTCAAGTAATCGCTAAAAAAACGGATACAGAA contains:
- a CDS encoding NAD(P)-dependent oxidoreductase, whose amino-acid sequence is MKIGVTGATGFIGSHLVEALLDKGHEPVCLIRKTSNLQWLPETGLSFKTGDLRNPDSLKDFVTGLDGIIHLAGLTKARNEADYMDGNYRTTVTLVEAIRTYNPSLQRFLFASSQAAVGPSSDGIPLTEEAPPHPISAYGRSKLAAERFLKAQKDFPFTIIRPPAVYGPRDRDVYAAFKMCRSGIVPLVGKHKYVSLVFVKNLVKGIELAFASPLAIGKTYFIADEGIFLWDTLMDWIADALGKHPIRIRIPENLLIIPAEMSGLIGKILNRPMLLNREKIMEIKQHYWTVDITRAKTELGYRPDFTTPEGIRLTAEWYIKNGWL
- a CDS encoding sodium:alanine symporter family protein, which encodes MSQFLDQLLIWVQASADFMWGQWMIALLVGTGILLTIVTKGVQVRKFFLSMSFVFKGALGKDKTEMEEGDISPFAALMTALAATVGNGNIAGVATAIATGGPGAPFWMWVSAFFGMATKYAEGFLGVKYRKVAEDGTMAGGPMYYARYGIKNQTFAKILGMVFAVCGGATALLGTGNMMQSNSMALAFKTQFGVPTLVSAVILTILTGLVIIGGIKRIGAVTEKLVPLMILFYFLGVLVILIVKVNLLWDAAVLIFKSAFSLQAAGGALIGTSIQKAISLGVRRGVLSNEAGLGSAAIAQSAAKSPDPAYNGLLAMTGTFIDSIFVNTLTTFTIVVTGVWKLTPAAGMALGAGGMTSTQLTVTAFNSVIPYGGVIIALASFLFGYSTLIAWAYYGEQCLEYIWGIRAIMPYRLVFIALLFIGAIITGKHINIVWYIGDTFNAIMALPNLIALIALSGVVAKITNEYYVKSKFDRFK